A stretch of Amycolatopsis balhimycina FH 1894 DNA encodes these proteins:
- a CDS encoding R2-like ligand-binding oxidase produces MTDTLPELRTGFSSLRKGGLNWDSFPLRLFVKGNKKFWNPADIDFSREREGWETLNPEQQRSTTYLVAQFIAGEEAVTEDIQPFMRAMSATGRFGDEMYLTQFCFEEAKHTEVFRRWMDAVGLTQDLHPYVAENPHYRKLFYEELPQSLRALEDDPSPLNQIRASVTYNHVIEGSLALTGYYSWQLICTQHDILPGMQELVRRIGDDERRHMAWGTFTCRRHVAADDSLWDAVQQRMGELLPHALNMIQWVQDQFEELPFDNDPQEIIQYAADRAQRRLGAIESARGMPVEQIDLDYSPEHLEETFGEEDAKAIAEAAAAVA; encoded by the coding sequence ATGACCGACACGCTGCCCGAACTCCGGACCGGTTTTTCCTCGCTGCGCAAGGGCGGGCTGAACTGGGACTCCTTCCCGCTGCGGCTGTTCGTCAAAGGCAACAAGAAGTTCTGGAACCCGGCCGACATCGACTTCAGCCGCGAACGCGAGGGCTGGGAAACGCTCAACCCCGAGCAGCAGCGAAGCACGACGTACCTGGTCGCGCAGTTCATCGCCGGCGAAGAGGCCGTCACCGAGGACATCCAGCCGTTCATGCGGGCGATGTCGGCGACCGGCCGGTTCGGCGACGAGATGTACCTGACGCAGTTCTGCTTCGAGGAAGCCAAGCACACGGAGGTGTTCCGGCGCTGGATGGACGCGGTCGGGCTGACTCAGGACCTCCATCCGTACGTCGCCGAGAACCCGCACTACCGCAAGCTGTTCTACGAAGAGCTCCCGCAGTCGCTGCGGGCGCTGGAGGACGATCCCAGCCCGCTCAACCAGATCCGCGCGAGCGTGACGTACAACCACGTCATCGAGGGCAGCCTCGCGCTGACCGGCTACTACTCGTGGCAGCTGATCTGCACCCAGCACGACATCCTGCCGGGCATGCAGGAACTGGTCCGCCGCATCGGCGACGACGAGCGCCGTCACATGGCCTGGGGCACGTTCACCTGCCGGCGGCACGTCGCCGCGGACGACTCCCTGTGGGACGCGGTGCAGCAGCGGATGGGCGAACTGCTGCCGCACGCGCTCAACATGATCCAGTGGGTGCAGGACCAGTTCGAGGAACTGCCGTTCGACAACGACCCGCAGGAGATCATCCAGTACGCGGCGGACCGGGCGCAGCGCCGCCTGGGCGCGATCGAGTCGGCGCGCGGGATGCCGGTGGAGCAGATCGACCTGGACTACTCGCCCGAGCACCTCGAGGAGACGTTCGGCGAGGAAGACGCCAAGGCGATCGCGGAAGCCGCCGCCGCGGTCGCCTGA